The proteins below are encoded in one region of Eulemur rufifrons isolate Redbay chromosome 2, OSU_ERuf_1, whole genome shotgun sequence:
- the FAM32A gene encoding protein FAM32A has protein sequence MEAYEQVQKGPLKLKGVAELGVTKRKKKKKDKDKAKLLEAMGTSKKNEEEKRRGLDKRTPAQVAFEKMQEKRQMERILKKASKTHKQRVEDFNRHLDTLTEHYDIPKVSWTK, from the exons ATGGAGGCCTACGAGCAGGTTCAAAAGGGGCCCCTGAAACTCAAAGGCGTCGCAGAGCTCGGCGTGACCAAGCG gaagaagaaaaagaaggacaaagaCAAGGCGAAACTCCTGGAGGCGATGGGGACGAGCAAAAAGAACGAGGAGGAGAAGCGTCGCGGCCTAGACAAGCGGACTCCTGCCCAGGTGGCCTTCGAGAAGATGCAGGAGAAGCGG caaATGGAAAGAATCCTGAAGAAAGCATCTAAAACCCACAAGCAGAGAGTGGAG GACTTCAACAGACACCTGGATACTCTCACGGAGCACTACGACATCCCCAAAGTCAGCTGGACGAAGTAG